The Flavobacterium piscisymbiosum genome includes a region encoding these proteins:
- a CDS encoding tautomerase family protein: MPFVRISLPKKLSLETKNTISESVHESLIAEFNIPKDDYFHVIEELESHQIKYPETYLGISHSENIVYVQITAGQGRTLEQKKKLYHQIATRISTSTEILISNVIIVLLENNGLENWSFGNGEIQVPTHLKK; encoded by the coding sequence ATGCCATTCGTTAGAATCAGCCTTCCCAAGAAGCTTTCATTAGAAACAAAAAATACTATTTCAGAATCTGTTCATGAATCTTTAATAGCCGAATTTAATATTCCAAAAGACGATTATTTTCATGTAATTGAAGAATTAGAATCGCATCAGATAAAATATCCTGAAACTTATCTCGGGATTTCACATTCTGAAAATATTGTTTATGTTCAAATCACGGCAGGACAAGGAAGAACATTAGAACAAAAGAAAAAATTATACCATCAGATTGCGACACGAATTTCGACTTCGACCGAAATTTTGATCAGTAATGTGATCATTGTTTTACTAGAAAATAATGGTTTAGAAAATTGGTCTTTTGGTAATGGAGAAATTCAGGTACCAACGCATTTGAAGAAATAA
- a CDS encoding VOC family protein, whose protein sequence is MKLAHIQIQSSNIEQTTTFYKDILDLPIIEKTKESVSIQAGNSVLEFVENPEFKSIYHFAFNVPKNKLDEAIDWCKSKVDLIFIEDQKVITNFENWNANAVYFYDNNGNLLEFIARHELDNAQTEAFSSKAILNISEIGIVNENPLALGNQLIEEHGLEFFSKNANSELFAAVGDDEGLLIMVKPNRNWYPTQTPSESNKTAIRIEDKGNKIELNF, encoded by the coding sequence ATGAAGTTAGCGCATATTCAAATTCAATCCAGCAATATAGAACAAACTACCACTTTTTATAAAGACATTCTTGATCTTCCTATTATAGAAAAAACCAAAGAATCGGTGAGCATTCAGGCAGGTAATTCAGTTCTGGAATTCGTTGAAAATCCTGAGTTTAAATCTATTTATCATTTTGCTTTTAATGTTCCGAAAAACAAGTTAGACGAAGCCATTGATTGGTGTAAAAGCAAAGTAGATTTAATTTTTATTGAAGATCAAAAAGTCATTACCAATTTCGAAAACTGGAATGCCAATGCGGTTTATTTCTACGACAATAATGGTAATTTATTAGAATTTATTGCCCGTCATGAACTTGATAATGCGCAAACAGAAGCATTCAGCTCAAAAGCTATTCTAAATATAAGCGAAATAGGGATTGTGAATGAAAATCCATTAGCATTAGGGAATCAATTAATCGAAGAACACGGTTTAGAATTCTTTAGCAAAAATGCCAATAGCGAACTTTTTGCTGCCGTTGGTGATGATGAAGGTTTATTGATTATGGTTAAACCAAATAGAAACTGGTATCCTACGCAAACACCTTCTGAAAGTAATAAAACAGCCATTAGAATTGAGGACAAAGGGAATAAAATAGAATTAAATTTTTAA
- a CDS encoding efflux RND transporter periplasmic adaptor subunit — MKNIVKNLTAIPIAIGSKVLSQRSQSLISLRALRFSVFACLAVIIVSCNEKKAEEPQEEESSQTEVALNESQYKTVGIETGFVENRNLNKVIKANGYTTVPPQNSAEVSTLIGGTVKDIFVLEGTYVNKGKVLATIQNLEVIEMQEDYHSATANIEYLQLEYNRQKTLSDENVNPRKVFQEVKSKLAAERARAQAAKNKLDALHVSTKGSTSLVPIVAPISGYVGNIKIAKGAYAQTGITLFEVVDNSQMHLDLNVYEKDLGSISIGQVIDFVLTNQSNKSIKGKIFGINKSFSNESKTVAVHAKIESDDAKGLIPGMYVSANINIINATVPALPKDAVVRNADKYFVFVQEDDHKDDHQHEEGKEEKGAVHEKEIHFKAIEVIPGTTDLGFTEVKFVDKIDEEAKIVTKGAFYLLSAMKGGGEHSH, encoded by the coding sequence GGTTATAATAGTAAGTTGCAATGAAAAGAAAGCAGAAGAACCCCAGGAAGAAGAAAGTTCACAAACAGAAGTAGCTTTAAACGAATCTCAATATAAAACTGTCGGGATTGAAACTGGATTTGTAGAAAACAGAAACTTAAATAAAGTCATAAAAGCCAACGGTTATACCACAGTTCCGCCGCAAAACTCTGCCGAAGTTTCGACTTTGATAGGAGGAACCGTGAAGGATATTTTTGTTCTCGAAGGCACTTATGTCAACAAAGGAAAAGTTCTGGCTACGATTCAGAATCTGGAAGTGATCGAAATGCAGGAAGATTATCATTCGGCTACAGCCAATATTGAATATTTGCAATTAGAATACAATCGCCAGAAAACCTTAAGCGATGAAAATGTAAACCCAAGAAAAGTTTTTCAGGAAGTAAAATCAAAATTGGCAGCAGAAAGAGCGAGAGCGCAGGCAGCAAAAAACAAATTGGATGCTTTGCATGTAAGCACAAAAGGAAGTACTTCGCTGGTACCCATTGTAGCGCCAATAAGCGGTTATGTGGGGAACATCAAAATTGCAAAAGGAGCGTACGCACAAACCGGAATCACATTATTTGAAGTGGTTGATAATAGCCAGATGCATTTGGATCTGAATGTGTACGAGAAAGATTTGGGTTCTATCTCGATCGGACAAGTGATTGATTTTGTACTGACAAATCAGTCGAATAAATCGATAAAAGGAAAGATATTCGGAATCAACAAATCATTTTCTAACGAAAGTAAAACCGTTGCCGTTCATGCTAAAATCGAATCAGATGATGCAAAAGGACTGATTCCGGGAATGTATGTTTCGGCCAATATCAATATCATAAATGCCACCGTGCCGGCATTGCCAAAAGATGCCGTAGTGCGAAATGCAGATAAGTATTTTGTTTTTGTTCAGGAAGATGATCATAAAGACGACCATCAACATGAAGAAGGAAAAGAGGAAAAAGGCGCAGTGCACGAAAAGGAAATTCATTTTAAAGCCATTGAAGTAATTCCCGGAACAACAGATTTAGGCTTTACCGAAGTAAAATTTGTAGATAAGATTGATGAGGAAGCTAAGATTGTGACCAAAGGTGCTTTTTATCTGCTTTCGGCCATGAAAGGCGGGGGAGAGCATAGTCACTAA
- a CDS encoding heavy metal translocating P-type ATPase — translation MEHIHTEEKITKKKTKQSACCCSHEEPVHSDNDGHDHGDGHDHEHNAEGGLFKLFLPAIISFVLLLIGIGLDNYFPQTWFTGYVRIAWYIVAYLPVGLPVLREAYESIIKGDVFSEFFLMCIATIGAFAIGEYPEGVAVMLFYTIGENFQGLAVSRAKSNIKSLLDQRPDEVSIVENNIATIIKAADAKIGSIIQLKAGEKLGLDGELLSDTASFNTAALTGESKPDTKVKGETVLAGMINGNTVALVKITVAYSDSKLSKILEMVQNATTKKAPAELFIRKFAKIYTPIVVYLAIAICVLPWLFVDNYVFSDWLYRALVFLVISCPCALVISIPLGYFGGIGAASKNGILFKGSNFLDSISTIQNVVMDKTGTMTEGVFKVQEVIIQEGFDKVEILKLVNVLESQSTHPVATAIHNHVGKIDASVELKNVEEISGHGLKAEINGKELHVGNFKLMDKFNISYDIDPNSVVYTTIAIAYDNKFAGYLTIADEIKEDAQEAVSKLKALGVKVTMLSGDKTNVVQFVADKLGIANAFGDLLPEDKVNKINEIKAKNETVAFVGDGVNDAPVIALSTVGIAMGGLGSDATIETADVVIQDDKPSKIAMAINIGKQTKKIVWQNITLAFVVKAFVLILGAGGLATMWEAVFADVGVALLAILNAVRIQKMKF, via the coding sequence ATGGAACATATACATACAGAAGAAAAAATAACAAAAAAGAAAACAAAACAATCCGCCTGCTGTTGCTCACATGAGGAACCCGTTCATTCTGATAATGACGGACACGATCACGGAGACGGTCACGATCATGAACATAATGCTGAGGGCGGTTTGTTTAAACTATTTTTACCAGCGATAATCTCGTTTGTTTTATTGCTTATTGGGATTGGGCTTGACAATTATTTCCCGCAGACCTGGTTTACGGGTTATGTTCGAATTGCCTGGTATATCGTGGCTTATTTACCGGTTGGACTTCCGGTTTTGAGAGAAGCGTATGAAAGCATTATAAAAGGCGATGTCTTTTCGGAATTTTTTCTGATGTGTATCGCAACAATAGGCGCTTTTGCAATAGGCGAATACCCCGAAGGTGTTGCCGTAATGTTGTTTTATACTATTGGAGAAAACTTTCAGGGACTGGCGGTAAGCCGTGCCAAATCTAATATTAAAAGTTTATTGGATCAACGTCCGGATGAGGTCAGTATTGTAGAAAATAACATTGCCACAATAATCAAAGCAGCTGATGCAAAGATAGGATCAATAATACAGCTGAAAGCCGGAGAAAAATTAGGTCTTGACGGAGAACTGTTGTCTGATACCGCTTCGTTTAATACCGCAGCATTAACGGGAGAAAGTAAACCGGATACCAAAGTAAAAGGAGAAACTGTTTTGGCGGGAATGATCAACGGAAATACCGTTGCACTGGTAAAAATAACAGTCGCTTATAGTGATAGTAAACTTTCTAAAATTTTAGAAATGGTACAAAACGCAACCACTAAAAAAGCACCTGCCGAATTGTTTATTCGAAAATTTGCCAAGATTTATACGCCAATCGTGGTGTATCTGGCGATTGCGATTTGTGTATTGCCATGGCTTTTTGTAGACAATTATGTCTTTAGTGACTGGTTGTACAGAGCTTTGGTATTCCTGGTAATTTCATGTCCTTGTGCCTTGGTCATCAGTATTCCGTTAGGGTATTTTGGAGGAATTGGCGCGGCGAGTAAAAACGGAATTCTGTTTAAAGGAAGTAATTTTCTCGATAGTATTTCAACCATTCAAAATGTGGTGATGGATAAAACCGGAACCATGACCGAAGGTGTTTTTAAAGTTCAGGAAGTTATTATTCAGGAAGGTTTTGATAAAGTTGAGATTCTGAAACTCGTTAATGTTCTCGAAAGTCAGAGTACACATCCTGTGGCAACGGCAATTCATAATCATGTAGGGAAGATTGATGCTTCAGTCGAATTGAAAAACGTAGAAGAAATTTCCGGACATGGTTTAAAAGCCGAAATCAACGGAAAAGAATTGCATGTGGGGAATTTCAAATTGATGGATAAATTCAACATTTCATATGATATTGATCCAAATTCGGTTGTTTACACCACGATTGCCATTGCATACGATAATAAGTTCGCAGGATATTTGACTATTGCAGATGAAATTAAAGAAGATGCGCAGGAAGCAGTAAGCAAACTAAAAGCATTAGGCGTTAAAGTTACCATGCTAAGCGGTGATAAAACCAATGTAGTGCAATTTGTTGCGGATAAATTAGGCATCGCAAATGCTTTTGGAGATTTGCTTCCGGAAGATAAAGTGAATAAAATCAACGAGATTAAGGCCAAAAACGAAACCGTAGCTTTTGTGGGCGATGGTGTAAATGATGCTCCTGTTATCGCCTTAAGCACCGTAGGTATCGCAATGGGAGGTTTAGGAAGTGATGCCACGATCGAAACGGCCGATGTTGTGATTCAGGATGATAAACCAAGTAAAATTGCGATGGCCATCAATATCGGGAAACAAACCAAAAAAATCGTATGGCAGAATATTACCCTGGCTTTTGTCGTAAAAGCTTTTGTACTGATTTTGGGTGCCGGCGGACTTGCCACAATGTGGGAAGCTGTTTTTGCCGATGTTGGAGTAGCGTTGTTGGCAATATTAAATGCCGTGAGAATTCAGAAAATGAAGTTTTAA
- a CDS encoding cytochrome-c peroxidase, protein MKKLILPLLFLLSLTAYKSVEQPDYIDIQELRKLYSSGDATKWPAAELHENVDKATFQDIGVLPTVPYPDYNPYSKEKESLGKILFFDPRLSLSGQIACASCHNPELGWTDNLTRSFGHDRQTGKRNSMTILNSAYATSLFWDGRAKSLEDQAQFPIGDPLEMNEKLTIAVDKIAKIKGYNTLFTDAFGDKKVNLQRIQYAIATFERSINSPKSKFDNFISGKSEAYTDAQVKGLHLFRTKAQCINCHNTPYFSDNQFHNDGQTLFGTKNEDFGRYNVTQDVKDIGKFRTPTLREVANTKPWMHHGHFPTLLDVVELYNLGNPSPVQKKYLGTPRDSLIPKADPMLKKLNLNKEEISDLLAFIETLSTPTRRIMTPTMPK, encoded by the coding sequence TTGAAAAAACTAATCCTCCCACTCCTATTCCTCCTGAGTTTAACGGCTTACAAAAGCGTTGAACAGCCTGATTATATAGACATTCAGGAATTGCGAAAACTATATTCCAGCGGAGATGCTACGAAATGGCCCGCAGCAGAATTACACGAAAATGTCGATAAAGCTACATTTCAGGATATCGGCGTGCTTCCTACGGTTCCTTATCCGGATTATAACCCCTATTCGAAAGAGAAAGAAAGTCTGGGTAAAATATTGTTTTTCGATCCCAGATTGTCTCTTAGCGGACAAATTGCCTGCGCTTCATGCCATAATCCTGAATTGGGCTGGACAGATAATTTAACGCGTTCTTTTGGGCACGATCGTCAAACAGGAAAACGTAACTCAATGACGATTTTAAACTCGGCGTATGCTACTTCTTTATTTTGGGACGGGCGCGCAAAGAGTTTGGAAGATCAGGCACAATTCCCGATTGGAGATCCGCTTGAAATGAATGAAAAACTGACAATTGCCGTTGATAAAATCGCTAAAATAAAAGGCTACAATACTCTTTTTACTGATGCTTTTGGAGACAAAAAAGTTAATTTGCAAAGAATACAATATGCCATTGCAACTTTCGAAAGATCGATTAATAGCCCAAAAAGTAAATTTGATAATTTCATTAGCGGAAAATCTGAAGCCTATACAGATGCTCAGGTAAAAGGACTGCATTTGTTCAGAACCAAAGCGCAATGCATCAATTGCCATAATACGCCTTATTTCAGCGACAATCAGTTTCATAATGACGGTCAGACTTTATTCGGAACAAAAAATGAAGATTTCGGACGCTATAATGTGACCCAAGATGTAAAAGACATTGGCAAATTCAGAACGCCAACATTACGTGAAGTGGCCAATACAAAACCCTGGATGCATCACGGACATTTCCCGACTTTACTGGATGTTGTAGAATTGTACAACTTAGGAAACCCGTCTCCTGTTCAGAAAAAATATTTGGGAACGCCAAGAGATTCACTGATTCCAAAAGCAGATCCTATGCTTAAAAAACTGAATTTAAACAAAGAAGAAATCAGCGATCTTTTGGCTTTTATCGAAACTTTGAGTACGCCAACACGAAGAATTATGACGCCAACAATGCCGAAATAA